From the Lolium rigidum isolate FL_2022 chromosome 2, APGP_CSIRO_Lrig_0.1, whole genome shotgun sequence genome, one window contains:
- the LOC124688829 gene encoding proliferating cell nuclear antigen — protein sequence MLELRLVQGSLLKKVLEAIKDLVNDANFDCSGTGFSLQAMDSSHVALVALLLRSEGFEHYRCDRNLSMGMNLTNMAKMLRCAGNDDIITIKADDGSDTVTFMFESPNQDKIADFEMKLMDIDSEHLGIPDSEYQAIVRMPSSEFSRICKDLSSIGDTVIISVTKEGVKFSTAGDIGTANIVCRQNKTVDKPEESTIIEMQEPVSLTFALRYMNSFTKASPLSDQVTISLSSELPVVVEYKIGEMGYIRFYLAPKIEEDEEMKA from the exons atgCTGGAACTCCGGTTGGTGCAGGGGAGCCTGCTGAAgaaggtgctggaggcgatcaagGACCTGGTCAACGACGCCAACTTCGACTGCTCCGGCACCGGCTTCTCGCTGCAGGCCATGGACTCCTCGCACGTCGCGCTCGTCGCGCTCCTGCTCCGCTCCGAGGGCTTCGAGCACTACCGCTGCGACCGCAACCTCTCCATGGGCATGAACCTCACCAACATGGCCAAGATGCTCCGGTGCGCCGGCAACgacgacatcatcaccatcaaggCCGACGACGGTTcagacaccgtcaccttcatgttcGAGTCGCCCA ACCAGGACAAGATCGCCGACTTCGAGATGAAGCTCATGGACATCGACAGCGAGCACCTGGGCATCCCCGACTCCGAGTACCAGGCCATCGTCCGCATGCCCTCCTCCGAGTTCTCCCGGATCTGCAAGGACCTCAGCAGCATCGGGGACACCG TTATCATCTCTGTCACCAAGGAGGGCGTCAAGTTCTCCACTGCTGGAGACATTGGGACTGCTAACATCGTCTGCAGGCAGAACAAGACTGTTGACAAG CCAGAGGAATCTACCATTATAGAGATGCAGGAGCCAGTGTCACTTACCTTTGCTCTGAGGTACATGAACTCCTTCACCAAGGCAAGCCCACTGTCGGACCAGGTCACCATCAGCCTCTCATCTGAGCTACCAGTGGTGGTTGAGTACAAGATTGGTGAGATGGGCTACATTAGATTCTATCTTGCACCAAAGATTGAAGAGGATGAGGAAATGAAGGCGTGA